TTTCTTTCCCGCATTCTTCATCATACTCGTcaagaccttcttcttcttcttggagaGCCAAGTTACGAGCAGCTATCTCATCATCCTTCATCTGCTTGTGTTTGATTAACGCCTCTCTCACATGTGGTGGACATAAAGTACAAGCTTTGGCATTCCTATGATCCCCTCTCAAGTGTTGCTTGAGACGTGAAATTCCAGCGTTGAAGTTGTTCTTACAGAAGATACACTTCCAAGAGTTGGAATTGTTATTCAACATGATCCCATATTTTCTTCCTGGATCAACTTCACGACGTGTAGCACTACCCCCAGCCTCATCAGACATTAAAACTGTGATCAAAGTAAAAATAACCATACTGATCATAAGTTATTATCCATAACTAGACTGTGATCATTGACCAAAAATGAGACAGAATGAAGACAAAAAAAGAGAACAGAAAAAATGCAGAGAATAAAAGACTAACCGTGTGTGTTAAACTCCGACCAAAGCAACCGCAGTACGTTCTAATCTGTGACAAAGGAACACTAGAATCTATAAGAAGAATAAGCATAAACGAGATTCAAAAGAGTAGAGACTAGAGAGTTCTAACCTTAAGCAAAAAACCTTGAGatctatgtttatgttttacgtaacttttattttataaagctAGGGTTCTCATTGTTTTTTAGACGTTTAGGTTATCCCGAcggtcaagttttttttttaagtcttagaatttaattattaattaaggcTTACATGGTTTAGATACGGTTTACGTAAATCTCGCCATGTCGCACGCCTTCGACTTGCTCGCCTTCTCGACAAGGCACCCATGGCGCGCGCCTTACGGAACCCACCCTCGCCTAGGTGGTACGTGGCGACAGAGCCATCGCTTGACTGCGCCTCGCGCCATGGCGGCAATGGCGAGCGCCATTTTAAACACAGGGTTAGAATTTGTAATTCTATAATGCGCTCACACAGATCCCTGTTTCAAGAATTTCTCATTGATGTCTGAAACTGTATTTGAATAGGGAACTGTGAACAACGAAACTTTAGGTTATTTCATTGGGAGAGTTTATCTGTTCCTTACCCGCCTTGGCATAGACAAGGAACGTCTGCGTTTCCGCCAACATCTAGCAAATGAAATGGCCCACTATGCAGCAGACTGCTGGGATGCTGAAATTGAGAGCTCTTATGGGTGGATCGAGTGTGTTGGGATTGCAGATAGGTCTGCCTACGACCTACGTGCTCACTCGGTATAAAACTTACCTCTAACTTCCTTTAGGATTATCTCGTTTGTCAGCTATTTGCTAAGGTAGATTGTTATGTTGACACATTGCTGTATGTCAGGAAAAAAGTGGCGTTGCTCTTGTGGCTGAAGAGAAGTATGCAGAACCTAAAGAAGTAGAGGTATATATTTATTCGAGTCAACATTTCCCATCTCTCTGTTTCTATAACTTGACTGTTAATATGTTTCTGTTTTCTTTCAGAAACTTGTGATTAATCCTGTGAAGAAAGAGCTGGGTCTTGCATTCAAAGGAAATCAAAAGAATGTAGTTGAATCTTTGGAGGTAGTATAAAATTACTTCatcattttttctaaaaagcTTATTTGCCTCATGGTACTGGTTTTTATTAAAGAAACATGTTTCGTGAAATGTGTTGTAGGCGATGAATGAGAAAGAAGCTATGGAGATGAAAGCAAGCCTGGAATCAAAAGGGGAAGTGGAGTTCTACGTGTGTACCCTCGAGAAAAACGTGATCATCAAGAAGAACATGGTGTCAATctcaaaggagaagaagaaagagcaCCAGCGGGTGTTCACACCTTCAGTGATTGAACCATCTTTCGGGATTGGTCGGATCATATATTGTCTGTACGAGCATTGCTTCAGCACAAGGCCAAGCAAGGCAGGGGACGAGCAGTTGAACGTGTTCCGTTTCCCTCCTCTTGTGGCTCCCATCAAGTGCACGGTTTTCCCGCTTGTTCAGAACCAACAGTTCGAGGAAGCAACCAAAGTGATCTCTAAGGAACTCACTTCTGTTGGCATCTCCCATAAGATTGACATCACTGGTAAGTAAAAATCAGTTCTGAAAAAGATTGGAAGTTGTATAGAATCTCGAAACTAACTGAAGATATGTGTGGGTTGGATGTGAACAGGTACATCGATAGGGAAAAGATATGCGAGAACTGATGAGCTGGGAGTGCCATTTGCAATAACAGTGGACTCGGATACATCAGTGACGATCAGAGAAAGAGACAGCAAAGACCAAGTCAGAGTTAGCTTGGAGGAGGCAGCCTCTGTGGTGAGCTCAGTCGCGGAGGGGAAGATGACATGGCAAGACGTCTGGGCTAGGTTCCCTCACCACTCTTCTGCTACTGCAGACGAGTAGCTTTAGCTCCTCCCACCAAATGTTTCTtatagttttcttttgttttgtgaaaATCGTTTGTTGGATCTGCccattttgatgttttttttatacTGCCTCGGAATATATTTCGATACCAGATTTGTAGAAACATAAGTTACTTAACTGGTTAAACGTATCAAAGAGATGTGATAGTCTGAGCCCAGAGTACCCCATCATATTTAAAACCTCGACTCGTATACATCATTGTATTGAAGCAGGGAACATAGTGGAAGTTGATTGTCCATACAAAGGGAAAGTTCAATTTAAAGTGTGTACCCTCGGGAAAAACATGATCATCAAGGAAGAACATGGTGTCAATCTCAATGGAGAAGGTGAAAGAGGACCCAATGGGTTTTCACTCTGTCAGTAAGTGGACCATCGTTTAAAATTGGTCgaatcatatttatattgtcGGTCGTTGTAGCAAAATCAGAAGACGAACTTTTGAACGTTTTTCCTTAAACAATAAGTCAACAACGTTTGCTTTTCTAAGTGAACAACCAAAAATGGCAGAGACTTGATCTAAAGACAAATTAATCAAGAATTTTAAAACACAGTCACCTTCACGAAGCATAACTATTTTCTGAACTAATTAAAGTCCAAATAATTAGTAGGTTGTCTTGTGTGTgaaatatatacacatacatgtaTAGTAAATATATCTACCTATATAAATGTATTCATAAATGCATCATATTATACCCACCACATATATGACCCAAATAAGTATTTCGatatctctctctgtctctttcaAGATTCGTGTTTCAAAAGCATTGAAGGAACAATGTCTTGAAGAAGACCATAGCCAACAACTTCTCGTAGATTACTAGAGTTAAGACGACTATGTTCGTACGGTACAGATCCCACCGACTGATAATTGACCGGAGGATGATTCATCATAAGAAACTCTTGATGGTGACGTGGGAAGCTACGGAGCAGACCATTTTCACGGTTACCTAATAGATGTTCCGCGACGACAGGACCTCTCAAACTCGATGGGATCGGATGATTGTGTTTGCCTTCGTAGGTTGTGATTACGATCGAGGGATCTTGAAACGATCTCTCTACGCGTTTCTTCACGTTACATATTTGCGTTGTGCACCTATAGTAACTCCTGAAAACGCATACATAACTCTTGCattcatattatttatatatacttcTATATAAATGAAcaagtaaaatatttaaattgggATGTAGTGAGGAAGTGAACCTTGGATAAGGGCTGTCCTTGACGGCTTTTTGTCCGTATTTTCTCCATCTATAACCATCTTCAAGATGATCAATGTCGCTTTTGGTCATAAAAGCAACCCTAGCTTCTCTTTccttcttctctccttttcctttaCCTTGTTTTGTCCTAACCATACTCATCATCCACAAAGCATATTAGTCTCTAGGGTTTCAAAGGTTAAACaactataataatttttagcGTGTCTGACGGATTGTTTTTTGGACTCATAATCCACCCTTAGTTCACATTTGATAGGTgaaatgaaagaagaaaaaaactcacAACTGCTTGGAGCTTTCACCAACACCACGTTGGTCTCCTTCATTATCCTCCATTGAGATCTTATCTCCGAGGCTTTCTTTAGGGTCGGCTTCATTGGAGGAAGAAGGGACTATTGGAGAATACGGATTGAGGTTTAAGTAAGGGTAATTCGCTATTTGTCCCATACTGGACGGTGAAATCGGTTGGAAAGGGGAACTATTATTGAAGACTTTTTCTAGTGAGTTATAATCCATTACTAATGAACTTTGTAAGCAATTGGTTAAGCTTGTGAAAGATTTTTCCTCGAAAGAAGTGTTCTTGTGATCAGCCATTAGTTGAAGACGAGGAGAAGGAAGAGGAAGGGGAAggggaagaggaagagaatTGGTTCTTTTAAGCTTAGTTGTTAGGCTCTATGTGGACTTTGGGCGATCAAGTCTTATAAATACGTACAAGTCCATTCAACCTTACTTTATTTGATTGGATATGTGGTCTTTAGTTTTGAATATTCAGTTAAGATCTTATTTAAATCTTTTTGGACAATATAGATACTTTTATTAACAAAGGGGCCTGTAAATTATTGAGCTTCCATACAAAATCAATGTAATATAGTGTATGGAATATACTGTCTAAGCTAAGCTAACGTTTCTATTTTTTGTAGACAAAATTACACTGTAATCTTCACTCGTGTGCAGTTGGGGCTACGTACCACATGAAATCGAATTAGTTATGTATCTTAAACCGCTTTAAAGGCGACAACCTTTAAATTTTCGATTCAGAATTCCTAGTTTAGCATACCAGTCGACCATTTTGCCGTTTAGCATATTTAGCAGTCAAGCTACCTTGCATTCTGTAAACGGCACCTTCCACGCCTCAAGACACCTTGGCCTTAGTTCACCCGAAAGCGCATTATTCTGTATCAACAAACAAGCTTTGGCTTCAATGTTTAAGCAAAACTTTATAGGCATTATCATCTTAACTAAGACCATGTTTCCTAATTTTCTTCTagttgtaaatgtttttttctggAAAGTGCTAATAGGTTTAAGTATTTTTTGaagtgtgtttaaaatgattttaccAACTAATAACGGCCGTCCACATTTCTAACATATGTTAACCGAATTACGAAGGTGTGTCTGATTTACTACCCTGCAACAATCGTTTTTTCccgaaaaaagaagaaaatttgcCAACCgaaatattaaaaatggtaTGTAATTTGGAAATATAGTTTCTCTACAATGGGAAATCAAACAAGATTGAAAGAACACAAGAGGGAAAagtttaaaagtttaaaatggTCATAATCTTTAAAGACTTTAACGAGTATAAATATTgctaaaatatatgtatttgtgAAAAAGAAAGGTTTGACAATTTCAACTTCAAATTAATTAGCTAGAAAGCTACTGAAACAAAAGTGGTTTATATCTCTAGTTCTATCTACCACACTATGCTTTGCACTTTTTTCTTCCAGTTTTGAACTTTATGAATtcacttataatttttttatataatggatAGCATTTTGATttactattttttaataaacatagAAGTTTAGGTACAATTATCGCACGCATCGTACATGTAAggataaaaataacaaaataatgatTTAGTTAACTTATTTACTTTTCGTGTAAACATACATTTTGGTTCAgactattaataatattttttcttggattatataacataataaGTATGGCGGTTGGTGCTATACTGCTATGAATGTCATTGACTTCAAAAGTAGAAGTAAGATATAAAAAATCCCCGTTTGAAAAACATACGTACATCTTCGCAGATATGTCATACTAGTAATGATCATCACAGTATAGTGTTATGATGTTATCTATCAAATACATAGTTGAAGAGTCAAGACAACATCAATTCTCTATCTGTCTAACCAAACTAGACAGTCAGTGTCCTTAAGAGTTTATTCATCTACGTACATAAGTCCTGAAgaagaaaattgaaaaataaagataaaatggAGGTCAAACATATAAAGCAATGCAAACATTATGCATCTACTTCCATTATCTTTGCACTAGTCAAACGAGAACTTTCTTGGTGAGCGATACCgaattatatacattttatatgcatatacacaaaccatcaagtgaataattaattaatagtctCCGACTTACCTCTCTCCTGaactttttgtataaaaattttgtgtttattaatacaaaaaaaacctCCATCAATTATCTTTAAAAgaggtttatatatatactcgtttgtgacaaaaaaaatatatatatactcgtTACTTTTTAGCTGCATTATTGGTGTGTGTTGATTCAAAGTCAACGGAAACCACTTGATTTGTGAACAGTCAACATCCTTGATCCTTCTACGCAATAGCCTCACTTCTTTAAAAAGGCTTCACTTTCTTTAGCTTTATATTTACCTCGATAAGATAAGCGTCTACATTGTACTCacagatttaaaaataatcttatcatatcatataaaaaatacaaaaaatatatacaaaacgttaaagaagatttttttaaattattatttgaacTTCCGGTCCGGACACATTAATATTATGGATTAGTCGAGTTTGTGTGTTTAGTAATACGTATGCACCTAAACTAACTATAATATTATGGTTGCATGTTTAATGACCATAACGATCAAAAGCatctaaaaacataaaagttgaaTAAGAGGCGTGGTGGAAAATGGCAATGTTCTTTGATTGTTAGAGACAGCGTCATTGAAGTCATGCATGTAACGTGTCTTCCTCGTTTCTTCTGGCTGTGATGACCCAAGCCCTATGTCATTTAAcaatttcttttaaattaaaaatttgcgTGCTTTTGCCTCGTAATAAAATTGTAGCGGTTCTTAAAGTTGGAAAAAATTCATAACTATatgtatatttgtttttgtacaTCTATTTTAAACCCTTAAATGTTGAACGTAAGAATAGGTCAACAACACTATATCTTAAAAATTAAGGAGCCAAAGTCagtgacaaacaaaaaaaaaaggagccaAAGTTTCATTTACTCACTTTTCGTTTCACCAGGAACCGAATGTAAAGTTATACAGACAAGAAAACAGTCCTGGTAAAAAGATTCATGTCTGAATATTTGTTAGAA
The nucleotide sequence above comes from Brassica napus cultivar Da-Ae chromosome A9, Da-Ae, whole genome shotgun sequence. Encoded proteins:
- the LOC106367377 gene encoding uncharacterized protein LOC106367377 isoform X2, which encodes MSDEAGGSATRREVDPGRKYGIMLNNNSNSWKCIFCKNNFNAGISRLKQHLRGDHRNAKACTLCPPHVREALIKHKQMKDDEIAARNLALQEEEEGLDEYDEECGKESQPRRSVHAKKRRVRGPLDRYVIVPPPDVLQGRKDRKSTLGAACDKEARENVCGDITRWFLDAGLAFNAVNYPSFDKMIQSIGLYGPGCN
- the LOC106367377 gene encoding uncharacterized protein LOC106367377 isoform X1, which produces MGALSRRRASRRRATWRDLRKPYLNHNVLRLLWSEFNTHVLMSDEAGGSATRREVDPGRKYGIMLNNNSNSWKCIFCKNNFNAGISRLKQHLRGDHRNAKACTLCPPHVREALIKHKQMKDDEIAARNLALQEEEEGLDEYDEECGKESQPRRSVHAKKRRVRGPLDRYVIVPPPDVLQGRKDRKSTLGAACDKEARENVCGDITRWFLDAGLAFNAVNYPSFDKMIQSIGLYGPGCN
- the LOC106364684 gene encoding WRKY transcription factor 71-like — translated: MADHKNTSFEEKSFTSLTNCLQSSLVMDYNSLEKVFNNSSPFQPISPSSMGQIANYPYLNLNPYSPIVPSSSNEADPKESLGDKISMEDNEGDQRGVGESSKQLTKQGKGKGEKKEREARVAFMTKSDIDHLEDGYRWRKYGQKAVKDSPYPRSYYRCTTQICNVKKRVERSFQDPSIVITTYEGKHNHPIPSSLRGPVVAEHLLGNRENGLLRSFPRHHQEFLMMNHPPVNYQSVGSVPYEHSRLNSSNLREVVGYGLLQDIVPSMLLKHES